In Treponema sp. OMZ 798, the following proteins share a genomic window:
- a CDS encoding PLP-dependent aspartate aminotransferase family protein, translating into MENLIQENWDFNTKAVHIGSEPCPLTGALVPPIYQTSTYTYKDTEEAGKIFSGEIFGYLYGRDHSPTQIQLEEKIAALEGGEACKTFASGMAAIAATTVGLLKAGDHVICSDVVYGGSYGLFEKIFSRYSVETTFMDTSNLENVEKQIKKNTVLLYLETPANPTLRLTDIEQAAKICKAHNITLVVDNTFMTPYFQRPLELGADIVVHSGTKYMGGHGDLIAGAVIGKKDFITKGLHEPVTKLGGLISPFTAFLMKRGIQTLPLRMDRHNKNAMAVAEFLEGHKAIEKVIYPGLKSFPQRELALKQMKGFGGLISLEVKGGIEAGRAFCDNLKMIHLAVSLGDVGSLVQHPASMTHKSVPRETRIKNGITDGLIRLSCGIEAVEDIIKDIDNALSKI; encoded by the coding sequence ATGGAAAATTTAATACAAGAAAATTGGGACTTTAACACAAAAGCGGTGCATATAGGCAGCGAACCTTGTCCTTTAACGGGAGCCTTGGTTCCGCCAATATATCAAACATCAACCTACACTTACAAGGATACGGAGGAAGCCGGTAAGATTTTTTCCGGAGAGATATTTGGCTACCTTTACGGAAGAGACCACAGTCCAACCCAAATTCAATTGGAAGAAAAAATTGCCGCATTGGAAGGCGGAGAAGCTTGTAAAACTTTTGCTTCCGGAATGGCTGCAATTGCTGCTACTACTGTCGGATTATTAAAAGCCGGAGACCATGTAATTTGTAGTGATGTTGTATATGGAGGCTCTTACGGGTTATTTGAAAAAATATTTAGCAGATACAGTGTCGAGACAACATTTATGGATACCTCTAATTTGGAAAATGTCGAAAAGCAAATTAAAAAGAATACGGTCCTATTATATTTAGAAACTCCTGCTAATCCGACTTTAAGGCTTACAGATATAGAGCAGGCGGCAAAAATATGCAAGGCTCACAATATAACCTTGGTTGTAGACAATACATTTATGACTCCTTATTTTCAAAGACCATTAGAGTTAGGTGCAGATATAGTTGTGCATTCCGGAACCAAATATATGGGAGGACACGGGGACTTGATCGCCGGAGCTGTAATCGGTAAAAAAGATTTTATAACGAAAGGATTGCATGAGCCTGTAACAAAACTAGGCGGTCTTATTTCTCCTTTTACCGCATTTTTAATGAAGCGGGGTATTCAAACTTTACCTTTAAGAATGGACAGGCATAATAAAAATGCTATGGCGGTTGCAGAATTTTTAGAGGGGCATAAGGCAATAGAAAAGGTTATATATCCTGGATTAAAATCTTTTCCGCAACGAGAGCTTGCTTTAAAACAAATGAAGGGTTTTGGCGGTTTAATTTCTTTGGAAGTAAAAGGCGGTATTGAAGCAGGAAGGGCTTTTTGTGATAACTTAAAGATGATTCATTTAGCGGTAAGTCTTGGTGATGTCGGCTCCTTGGTACAACATCCTGCCAGTATGACACATAAATCTGTACCTCGTGAAACTCGTATTAAAAATGGAATTACCGATGGTCTAATCAGGCTATCCTGCGGGATAGAAGCAGTGGAGGACATTATAAAAGATATTGATAATGCTCTTTCAAAAATATAA
- a CDS encoding L-fuculose-phosphate aldolase → MQFLEERKELVEYGKKVLDIGLTKGTGGNLSLRVKKDLMLITPTGIPYHDTRPEDIVLMDLNGNVIEGTKKPSSEHGMHSILYKNRDDIDAVLHTHTTYAAAVSCMNMDLPAVHYLVAMGGGKNVRCAKYATFGTPQLAKNALEAMENRYACLLANHGMLVGAKDMPNAINITEEIEFCCELYMRTLASGTPVILSDEEMEAMLGKFKTYGQV, encoded by the coding sequence ATGCAATTTTTAGAAGAGAGAAAAGAACTTGTTGAATACGGGAAAAAAGTCTTGGACATAGGACTTACAAAGGGAACCGGCGGTAATCTTAGTTTACGCGTAAAAAAGGATTTAATGCTGATTACGCCAACCGGAATTCCCTATCATGATACAAGACCTGAAGACATTGTTTTAATGGATCTCAACGGAAATGTTATTGAAGGAACTAAAAAACCTTCAAGTGAACATGGCATGCACTCCATTCTTTACAAGAATAGAGATGATATAGATGCGGTTCTTCACACCCATACAACCTATGCAGCGGCGGTTTCCTGCATGAATATGGACTTGCCCGCAGTGCATTATTTGGTTGCGATGGGCGGAGGAAAAAATGTTAGATGCGCCAAATATGCAACATTTGGTACGCCGCAATTGGCAAAAAACGCTTTGGAAGCCATGGAAAATAGGTATGCCTGCCTTTTGGCTAACCACGGAATGTTAGTGGGGGCAAAAGATATGCCTAACGCTATAAACATTACCGAGGAAATAGAATTTTGCTGTGAGCTTTATATGCGAACTCTTGCCAGCGGTACACCGGTTATATTATCTGATGAAGAGATGGAAGCTATGCTTGGTAAATTCAAAACTTATGGACAGGTTTAG
- a CDS encoding Na+/H+ antiporter NhaC family protein, whose product MKKGNFWGLTPLIVFLLIYCSTGIISGKFDNMPLLVAFMITAGVSLFLNKKDEKLSIDKKIDIFSKGAGEPTLMIMVIIFILAGAFYSIANACGAVQSTVNLGLSLLPPNMLLTGLFLIGCVLSFSMGTSMGTISALCPIAIGLAENTTLSLPLVCGVVVGGAMFGDNLSFISDTTIAATRTQEVSMKDKFKVNVLIVLPAVIITAIILFFIKVEVTGLESFEYSLVNIIPYVSIIVLALIGLNVFFVLGAGVLIGLVIGYANGSFTFIESLAYLQRGMGWMEDVAIIAIVVGGVVALMEHFGGIEWLLSSMKAKIKSKKTAELGIAALVSLLDIATTNNTISIITAGPIAKDISDEFEIDRKRTAGLLDIFSSGFQGLIPYGGQLLVAGAFAKISPVSIVPYAWYPMLILLMGIISIITGFPKIKTVNK is encoded by the coding sequence ATGAAAAAAGGTAATTTTTGGGGATTAACACCACTTATTGTGTTTTTGCTGATTTACTGCAGTACAGGTATTATTTCAGGTAAATTTGATAACATGCCATTGTTAGTTGCTTTTATGATAACAGCCGGCGTATCACTATTCTTAAACAAGAAAGATGAAAAGTTAAGCATTGACAAGAAAATAGATATATTTTCTAAAGGAGCGGGAGAGCCTACTTTGATGATTATGGTAATCATCTTTATCTTAGCAGGTGCATTCTATTCGATAGCCAACGCTTGCGGTGCAGTACAATCAACCGTAAACTTAGGGCTTAGTCTACTGCCGCCTAATATGTTACTTACAGGCTTATTTCTTATTGGATGTGTACTTAGTTTTTCTATGGGAACTTCAATGGGAACAATTAGTGCTCTGTGTCCAATTGCTATTGGTTTGGCAGAAAATACAACGCTATCGTTGCCGTTGGTTTGCGGTGTTGTAGTAGGAGGAGCGATGTTTGGCGATAACTTGTCATTCATTTCTGATACAACAATTGCTGCAACAAGAACCCAAGAAGTTTCAATGAAAGATAAGTTTAAGGTAAACGTTTTAATCGTCTTACCTGCTGTTATCATAACCGCTATAATTTTATTTTTTATAAAAGTTGAAGTAACGGGATTAGAAAGTTTTGAGTATTCATTAGTAAATATAATTCCTTATGTTTCAATTATTGTATTGGCTTTGATAGGATTAAATGTATTTTTTGTACTGGGTGCAGGTGTACTAATCGGTCTCGTAATCGGATATGCAAATGGCAGCTTTACATTTATAGAATCCTTGGCTTATCTGCAGCGAGGTATGGGCTGGATGGAAGATGTTGCCATTATTGCTATTGTAGTGGGCGGTGTTGTTGCTTTGATGGAGCACTTCGGAGGTATAGAGTGGTTATTGTCATCAATGAAGGCGAAGATAAAATCTAAAAAAACTGCTGAGTTGGGTATTGCCGCGTTAGTGAGTTTATTGGATATAGCAACTACAAATAATACTATTTCAATAATCACCGCAGGACCAATTGCAAAAGATATTTCGGATGAGTTCGAAATTGACCGAAAAAGAACAGCCGGTTTATTGGATATATTCTCATCAGGCTTTCAAGGTTTAATTCCTTACGGCGGACAGCTTTTAGTTGCCGGAGCTTTTGCTAAAATTTCGCCGGTTTCAATAGTGCCTTATGCTTGGTATCCGATGCTGATATTGTTAATGGGAATAATTTCAATTATTACCGGCTTTCCAAAAATTAAAACTGTTAACAAATAA
- a CDS encoding S-methyl-5-thioribose-1-phosphate isomerase: MKRNDENLAFMLQYENVAWYDNGKVKVLDRRVYPSEVRFEVCCTYQEVSKAIKDMVTQSAGPYTLCGMGMALAAYQCKDLPKEKQLKFLEEAAFVISHSRPTTINRMTLITQGCLAEQKKALENGCSAIDAAFNRTVQSLERRYGTMQTIAEHLVSLFPKTKTTVMTQCFGETIVGCMAREIKKRGLSVKFFVPETRPYLQGSRLTASVLYDMGFEVKVITDNMPAWVMENNGVDIFTSAADTICMDGSIVNKIGTLQIATIAKTYGVPYFVTGIPDADKKNRNDVVIEERDKNEVLCFRGMQVTMEGVDAFYPAFDITPPHLVSAIVTDKGVFAPYDLNRYLKQGVSVFY; encoded by the coding sequence ATGAAAAGAAATGATGAAAACTTAGCATTTATGCTGCAATATGAAAATGTTGCATGGTATGATAATGGAAAAGTAAAAGTCCTTGATAGAAGAGTATACCCCTCTGAGGTCAGATTTGAAGTGTGCTGTACTTATCAAGAAGTTTCCAAGGCAATAAAAGATATGGTTACACAAAGTGCAGGTCCCTATACCCTTTGCGGTATGGGGATGGCTCTTGCCGCCTATCAATGTAAGGACTTGCCAAAAGAAAAACAGTTAAAATTTTTAGAAGAAGCAGCCTTTGTTATATCTCATTCCAGACCGACTACCATAAACAGAATGACCCTTATAACTCAAGGCTGCTTAGCGGAACAAAAAAAAGCTTTGGAAAACGGATGTTCTGCTATAGATGCGGCATTTAATAGGACAGTACAATCGCTTGAAAGAAGATACGGAACTATGCAAACCATTGCAGAGCATCTAGTAAGCCTATTTCCCAAAACAAAAACAACGGTAATGACCCAATGTTTTGGAGAAACTATAGTCGGATGCATGGCAAGAGAAATAAAAAAACGCGGACTTAGTGTTAAATTCTTCGTACCGGAAACTCGTCCATATTTACAAGGCTCAAGGCTTACTGCAAGTGTACTTTATGATATGGGCTTTGAGGTTAAGGTTATCACCGATAATATGCCTGCATGGGTAATGGAAAATAATGGAGTAGATATTTTTACTTCTGCCGCCGATACAATATGCATGGATGGAAGTATTGTAAATAAAATAGGTACTTTACAAATTGCAACCATTGCAAAAACTTATGGTGTACCATACTTTGTAACAGGTATTCCAGATGCAGACAAAAAAAATAGAAATGATGTAGTTATTGAAGAGCGTGATAAAAACGAAGTTTTATGTTTTAGAGGAATGCAGGTTACAATGGAAGGGGTTGATGCCTTTTATCCTGCCTTTGATATTACGCCTCCGCATTTAGTAAGTGCAATTGTTACCGATAAAGGAGTTTTTGCACCATACGATTTAAACCGCTATTTAAAACAAGGCGTAAGTGTTTTTTATTAA
- the mtnK gene encoding S-methyl-5-thioribose kinase produces the protein MYDKHFLLDTNTVKEYVKEKVNFFDKGEPLFSEEIGDGNINFVFRIKSKKTGKSLIIKQADILLRSSGRPLDIGRNKIEHSILKIQGKFCPEYVPKIYFYDEKMAVIAMEDVGEYKNMRMELLAGKSFPLFVDDITNFMVETLIYTTDMVGDNKTKKKRMALFVNPDLCEISEDLVFTEPYINYKNRNIVYTGMEDFVQEELYEDKNLLLEVAKLKYAFMTETQALIHGDLHSGSIFINEKGMKVIDPEFAFYGPIGYDVGNVIAHLILSYTYHYVNHTQVDEEFFSWIEKAINKILPVFLEKFDNRYTALVEEPAFKNPDFKNWFIQKIKKNSLATAGLEIIRRTVGDTKVKEIEFTTDKAARIKMEKALIKLSKKMILGGTIVNITDELKNLLMLMD, from the coding sequence ATGTATGATAAACATTTTTTATTGGACACAAATACGGTAAAAGAATATGTAAAAGAAAAAGTAAACTTTTTCGATAAAGGCGAACCGCTGTTTTCCGAAGAAATCGGAGACGGCAATATAAATTTTGTTTTTAGAATAAAAAGCAAAAAAACGGGGAAATCCCTTATTATAAAACAGGCGGACATTTTACTCAGGTCTTCCGGTAGACCCTTGGATATAGGCAGAAATAAAATTGAACACAGCATTCTAAAAATACAGGGTAAGTTCTGCCCCGAGTATGTTCCCAAGATATATTTTTATGATGAAAAAATGGCAGTAATAGCTATGGAAGATGTGGGCGAATATAAAAATATGAGAATGGAACTTCTTGCCGGGAAAAGCTTTCCGCTCTTTGTCGATGATATAACTAATTTTATGGTAGAAACTTTAATTTATACTACGGATATGGTCGGCGACAATAAAACTAAAAAGAAAAGAATGGCTTTATTTGTTAACCCCGATCTTTGCGAAATTTCCGAAGACCTTGTATTTACCGAGCCTTATATAAATTATAAAAACAGAAACATTGTCTATACAGGTATGGAAGACTTTGTACAAGAAGAACTATACGAAGATAAGAACTTATTGCTTGAAGTTGCAAAATTAAAATATGCCTTCATGACAGAAACTCAAGCTCTTATTCACGGAGACTTACATTCAGGCTCGATTTTTATAAACGAAAAAGGCATGAAAGTAATTGACCCCGAATTTGCTTTTTACGGCCCGATAGGTTATGATGTCGGTAATGTAATAGCTCATTTAATTTTATCTTATACTTATCATTATGTAAATCATACACAAGTTGATGAAGAATTTTTTAGCTGGATTGAAAAGGCAATCAATAAAATTCTGCCTGTTTTTTTGGAAAAGTTTGACAACCGTTATACTGCACTTGTAGAGGAGCCTGCTTTTAAAAATCCTGACTTTAAAAATTGGTTTATACAAAAAATAAAGAAAAACTCTCTTGCTACAGCAGGTTTGGAAATAATTAGACGGACAGTAGGCGATACAAAGGTAAAAGAAATAGAATTTACAACGGATAAAGCCGCGAGAATAAAAATGGAAAAAGCATTAATAAAATTATCTAAGAAAATGATCTTAGGCGGGACAATTGTAAATATTACCGATGAATTGAAAAATCTGTTAATGTTAATGGACTAA
- the mnmG gene encoding tRNA uridine-5-carboxymethylaminomethyl(34) synthesis enzyme MnmG has product MYRFSDYDVIVVGAGHAGIEAALASARMGEAVLLITQTLDSAGRLSCNPSIGGISKGNIVREIDALGGEMGKLADASMIQYRLLNKSRGPAVQAPRVQADKFLYSQLAKHAIELEKNLHVFQDTVIDIVSSNTLISGYVEKGSVQYVKTERGREFSAKAVVLATGTFMEGKIYIGEYESPDGRLGERAALGLGPALAKKGFTVGRLKTGTPMRILRRSFDPSLTEEQEADEIMRPFSFANAEIHRPYAKCYITHTNTETHDIIRENLHRAALFSGRITGTGARYCPSIEDKIKKFPERDRHHVYIEPEGLNTEELYINGLSSSLPEDVQDRMIRTIPCFKDVIITRPAYAVDYAYVSPIQLSSDLQTRRIEGLFLAGQINGTSGYEEAGGQGIIAGINAALFSRSLKFKDEKYVPFVLKRDEAYIGVMIDDLVTQGVDEPYRMFTARAEYRLNLRHDTADERLTERAYQIGLQTKEASGRLKEKLLQREKIISGWQDIKITRELASEHPELKNHIGKSLADALHDPQVSLECISEIDKSSHTYSAELLESAELEIRYEHYIAVQNRKIAKVKRMENTKIPPDFDYDAVSGLSTESRTRLKEVRPETIGQASRIRGIRPSDVMLLSILL; this is encoded by the coding sequence ATGTACAGATTTTCCGATTATGATGTAATCGTCGTAGGAGCAGGACACGCAGGCATTGAAGCCGCCTTAGCTTCCGCCAGAATGGGGGAAGCAGTCCTGCTCATTACCCAGACCCTTGACAGTGCAGGCCGCCTTTCATGCAATCCATCGATAGGCGGCATCTCCAAGGGGAACATAGTCCGCGAGATAGACGCCCTTGGCGGCGAAATGGGAAAGCTCGCCGATGCCTCGATGATTCAGTACAGGCTTTTAAACAAGAGCCGGGGCCCTGCAGTACAGGCTCCGCGAGTTCAAGCCGATAAATTCCTTTATTCGCAACTTGCAAAGCACGCGATTGAGCTTGAAAAGAACCTCCATGTTTTCCAGGACACCGTTATCGACATAGTTTCTTCAAATACTCTCATTTCAGGCTATGTAGAAAAGGGAAGCGTTCAGTATGTAAAGACGGAAAGAGGGCGGGAATTTTCAGCTAAGGCCGTAGTCCTTGCAACAGGCACCTTTATGGAAGGGAAGATCTACATAGGCGAGTACGAATCCCCTGACGGGAGGCTCGGAGAACGGGCAGCCCTCGGCCTCGGCCCCGCCCTGGCAAAAAAAGGCTTTACCGTCGGAAGGCTTAAAACGGGAACACCCATGCGTATCCTCCGCCGATCCTTCGACCCTTCCCTTACGGAAGAGCAGGAGGCCGATGAGATTATGCGGCCCTTTTCTTTTGCAAATGCCGAAATACACAGGCCCTATGCAAAGTGTTACATTACCCACACAAACACCGAAACCCACGATATAATAAGGGAAAACCTTCACAGGGCAGCCCTTTTTTCAGGCCGAATAACGGGTACAGGAGCCCGCTACTGCCCTTCCATCGAAGATAAGATTAAAAAGTTCCCCGAAAGGGACCGCCATCATGTCTACATAGAACCGGAGGGCTTAAACACGGAAGAGCTTTATATAAACGGGCTTTCTTCTTCTCTCCCGGAAGATGTTCAGGACAGGATGATAAGAACCATTCCCTGCTTTAAGGATGTAATAATTACACGGCCTGCCTATGCCGTAGACTATGCCTATGTTTCGCCCATTCAGCTTTCATCGGATCTTCAAACCCGCCGTATCGAAGGCCTTTTTTTGGCAGGGCAGATTAACGGAACCTCAGGCTATGAAGAGGCCGGAGGACAGGGCATTATAGCCGGAATAAACGCGGCCCTTTTTTCGCGCTCCCTAAAATTTAAGGATGAAAAATATGTTCCCTTTGTACTCAAAAGGGATGAAGCCTATATAGGCGTTATGATAGATGACCTTGTAACCCAGGGTGTGGATGAACCTTACCGAATGTTTACCGCCCGTGCGGAGTACAGGCTGAACCTCAGGCACGACACAGCCGATGAAAGGCTAACAGAAAGGGCCTACCAAATAGGCCTTCAAACCAAGGAGGCTTCCGGCCGCCTAAAGGAAAAACTTTTACAGAGAGAAAAAATTATTTCCGGCTGGCAGGATATAAAAATTACTAGGGAGCTTGCATCGGAGCACCCTGAGCTTAAAAACCATATAGGGAAGAGCCTTGCCGATGCTCTCCATGACCCTCAAGTGTCCCTTGAATGTATCAGTGAAATAGATAAGAGCTCTCATACTTACAGTGCAGAACTTTTAGAATCGGCCGAGCTTGAAATAAGGTACGAGCACTACATAGCTGTTCAAAACAGGAAGATAGCCAAGGTTAAGCGTATGGAAAACACCAAGATTCCTCCCGATTTTGACTATGACGCCGTCTCAGGCCTTTCTACCGAATCCCGAACCCGCCTAAAAGAAGTCCGCCCCGAAACCATAGGCCAAGCAAGCAGGATTAGGGGGATTAGGCCTTCGGATGTTATGCTTTTGTCTATACTCTTGTAA
- a CDS encoding M18 family aminopeptidase, with the protein MKKAEALMKFIDKSPSVYHAIKNAGEFLEAKGFVHLNREDTFELKPQGRYFVTNNGSALIAWQMPKSGNAENGFRIVGSHSDSPTFRIKPNPEIKVNNHYLKLNTEGYGGVILSTWFDRPLSAAGRVVIKTDDLLKPEVKLINFDKNLLTIPSLAIHMNREVNDGYKFNKQKDTLPLIALINEKLEEKGFLMNLIAEEAGVSVDKILDFDLYLYDRQPGCFVGANNEFFSVGRIDNLGMACASIDALGDALPSNFVQVAAVFDNEEVGSRTAQGAGSPFLHDTLQRIIAATSKGNSFEELQKALAKSFLISADQAHALHPNYTEKNDITNFPLMNKGPAVKVAASMSYTTDGISGGIFKDICARAGVPCQNYVNRSDVAGGSTIGPISLSNLNIKSVDIGNPILGMHSVRELGGTEDQEYITKAFAEFYK; encoded by the coding sequence ATGAAAAAAGCGGAAGCATTGATGAAGTTCATCGACAAGAGCCCCTCAGTTTACCATGCAATCAAAAATGCAGGTGAATTTTTAGAAGCAAAGGGCTTTGTTCATTTAAACAGAGAAGACACCTTTGAGCTAAAACCTCAAGGAAGATATTTTGTAACAAATAACGGAAGTGCCTTGATTGCATGGCAGATGCCTAAGTCAGGTAATGCAGAAAACGGTTTTAGGATTGTAGGAAGCCACAGCGATTCTCCCACCTTCCGCATAAAGCCCAATCCCGAAATTAAGGTAAACAACCATTATTTAAAACTCAACACCGAAGGCTACGGAGGAGTTATCCTTTCAACCTGGTTTGACAGGCCCCTTTCGGCAGCAGGAAGGGTTGTAATAAAAACGGATGATCTTTTAAAGCCCGAAGTTAAACTCATCAACTTCGATAAAAACCTTTTGACAATTCCCAGCCTCGCCATTCACATGAATAGGGAAGTAAACGACGGCTATAAATTCAACAAGCAAAAGGATACCCTCCCCCTAATCGCTTTGATAAACGAAAAGCTTGAAGAAAAGGGCTTTTTGATGAACCTTATAGCCGAAGAAGCAGGCGTAAGTGTGGACAAGATTTTGGACTTTGACCTCTACCTTTATGACAGGCAGCCCGGCTGCTTTGTAGGGGCCAACAACGAGTTCTTTTCGGTAGGAAGAATCGACAACCTCGGAATGGCCTGTGCTTCAATAGATGCCCTAGGCGATGCCCTTCCTTCAAACTTTGTTCAGGTTGCCGCCGTCTTCGATAACGAAGAGGTCGGATCAAGGACAGCCCAGGGAGCGGGCAGCCCCTTCCTCCACGACACCTTACAAAGAATAATAGCTGCAACTTCAAAGGGAAATTCCTTTGAAGAATTGCAAAAAGCCTTGGCTAAGTCCTTTTTGATTTCGGCAGATCAGGCCCATGCCCTTCATCCCAACTATACCGAGAAAAACGATATTACAAACTTCCCCCTGATGAACAAGGGACCTGCCGTTAAGGTAGCCGCTTCCATGAGCTATACAACGGACGGAATATCCGGCGGAATCTTTAAGGATATCTGTGCGAGGGCAGGAGTTCCATGTCAAAACTATGTAAACCGCTCTGACGTTGCAGGAGGCTCGACCATAGGCCCGATTTCTCTTTCTAACCTCAACATAAAGAGCGTCGATATAGGAAACCCCATCCTCGGTATGCATTCCGTACGCGAACTTGGAGGCACCGAAGATCAAGAGTACATTACCAAGGCCTTTGCAGAGTTTTATAAATAG